Part of the Terriglobales bacterium genome, CTCCTGCGCCCACGCCAGCAGCGCGAGCGCCACCACCACCGCCGCCAACAATGCTCTCTTCATAGCCGCGCCATTATGCCAGCAAAATCCCTTTAACCACAGAGGACACGGAGGCCACCGAGGAATCTTGGTTCGGTGGAAGGGCACGACTTCAGTCGTGCCGCAAACCCGCCTCCCTCAAGCTGTCATCCTGAGCGAGCCCGAGCGGCCGCGAGCGCAGCGAGCGGGCAAGCGAGGGCGACCGAAGGACCCCTATGGTCACCGCGATTTTTCCTGCGTCGCCCCACCCTTCTTCTTCGGCAGCACGAAGCGCACGCGGATGGTGGTCTCGAACTCCACCGCCTTGCCGTCCAGCCGCAGCGGCAGATACCGCCACTGCTCGACCGCGCCGACCGCCGCTTGGCTCAGCAAGGGACTGGCGCTGCGCACCACCCGCAGCTTGAGGACCTCGCCCTCGGTGCCCACCAGCGCCTCCAGCACCACCTCGCCCTGGATGCCCGCGGCCTTGGCCACCTCGGGATACTTGGGCCGTACCATGTGCACGACCTTGCCGGTCAGCACGCCGCACTCTACCCTCTGCGCGCCGGCTGGGGCGACGGCGGCGTACAGCAGCAAGATGAGACCGACCAGGCGCACGGGCTCCTCCCGCCTGCGTTAGACACCGCGCTCCCGAGTTGAAGCAGGTGTCGCCCCTGCC contains:
- a CDS encoding energy transducer TonB, which encodes MRLVGLILLLYAAVAPAGAQRVECGVLTGKVVHMVRPKYPEVAKAAGIQGEVVLEALVGTEGEVLKLRVVRSASPLLSQAAVGAVEQWRYLPLRLDGKAVEFETTIRVRFVLPKKKGGATQEKSR